One Photobacterium sp. TY1-4 genomic window carries:
- the proX gene encoding glycine betaine/L-proline ABC transporter substrate-binding protein ProX translates to MNDSWKKGFTLTTLLTAAISTSTYAESLPGEGVTVQPVQSTVAEETFQTLIVNKAMEALGYEVKPTKEVDYNVAYTSIAEGDATYLTVGWFPLHADKYTMAGGDNKFFRKGEYISGAAQGYLIDKKTAEKYGINNIAQLKDPKIAKLFDANGDGKADLTGCNPGWGCELVVEEQLTAYGLRDTVTHNQGNYAAIIADTISRYKKGEPVLYYTWTPYWVSGVMVPGKDVVWLEVPFSALPGERKDIDTTLPNGKNFGFEMNAMKIVANKKFTQENPAAARLFEIMKLDINAVSAQNMMMSKGSNSQKDIEAHANGWIKANQGTFDRWIAEAKKAQL, encoded by the coding sequence ATGAACGATTCATGGAAGAAAGGTTTCACGCTAACCACGCTCCTGACGGCAGCTATTTCAACCTCAACTTACGCCGAATCACTGCCGGGCGAAGGTGTCACCGTGCAACCGGTACAGTCCACCGTGGCTGAGGAAACGTTTCAGACCCTGATTGTGAACAAAGCCATGGAAGCGCTGGGCTACGAGGTGAAACCAACCAAAGAAGTGGATTACAACGTCGCTTATACCTCCATTGCCGAAGGTGATGCCACCTATCTGACGGTTGGCTGGTTCCCCCTGCACGCCGATAAGTACACCATGGCCGGTGGCGACAATAAGTTCTTCCGCAAAGGCGAATATATCTCCGGCGCCGCACAGGGCTATCTGATCGATAAGAAAACCGCTGAAAAATACGGCATCAACAATATTGCTCAGTTGAAAGATCCAAAAATTGCCAAACTGTTCGATGCCAACGGTGACGGTAAAGCGGACCTGACCGGTTGTAATCCGGGTTGGGGCTGTGAGCTGGTTGTCGAAGAGCAGCTGACCGCTTACGGACTGCGTGACACCGTCACTCACAATCAGGGCAATTACGCGGCTATCATCGCAGACACCATCTCCCGTTATAAAAAAGGTGAGCCGGTGCTCTACTACACCTGGACCCCATACTGGGTCAGTGGTGTGATGGTACCGGGCAAAGACGTCGTCTGGCTGGAAGTCCCGTTCTCTGCCCTGCCGGGTGAGCGGAAAGACATTGATACGACGCTGCCAAACGGCAAGAACTTCGGCTTCGAAATGAATGCCATGAAGATTGTTGCCAACAAAAAATTCACGCAAGAGAACCCGGCGGCTGCACGCCTGTTTGAAATTATGAAACTGGACATTAACGCGGTCAGTGCTCAGAACATGATGATGAGTAAAGGGAGCAACTCGCAGAAAGATATTGAAGCGCACGCCAACGGCTGGATTAAGGCCAATCAGGGCACCTTCGACCGCTGGATTGCCGAAGCGAAAAAAGCGCAGCTCTAG
- the proW gene encoding glycine betaine/L-proline ABC transporter permease ProW encodes MATETQSNPTPAANDPWSTSSAPADPWATDTTSSGDTSWLTQAAPAEPDTFDWLHPFQDAVIPFDQWVETALNWMVEHGRPVFQAIRVPIDFILTSFETALTATPAPLMLLILFLIAWQLAGPRMGIASLLSLLSIGLIGAWSEAMVTLSLVMTSVFFCLLIGLPMGIWLSRSDTAARFVRPVLDAMQTTPAFVYLVPIVMLFGIGNVPGVVVTIIFALPPIVRLTILGIQQVPEELIEAGHAFGANPKQMLYRIQLPLAMPTIMAGVNQTLMLSLSMVVIASMIAVGGLGQMVLRGIGRLDMGMAAVGGLGIVILAILLDRITQTIGTESRDNKTRWYQTGPVSVIYRLKKRFSSSNHVKKLGEQ; translated from the coding sequence ATGGCGACTGAGACGCAATCCAACCCGACCCCGGCAGCCAACGATCCCTGGTCCACTTCCAGCGCACCAGCCGATCCTTGGGCTACGGATACCACCAGCAGCGGAGATACCAGCTGGCTGACCCAGGCTGCCCCCGCTGAGCCAGACACCTTTGACTGGCTTCACCCGTTTCAGGATGCGGTGATCCCATTTGATCAATGGGTTGAAACTGCCCTGAATTGGATGGTCGAACATGGCCGACCGGTATTCCAAGCTATTCGTGTCCCCATCGATTTCATCCTCACTTCATTTGAAACTGCGCTGACGGCCACACCCGCACCGCTGATGTTGCTGATCCTGTTCCTGATTGCCTGGCAGCTGGCCGGGCCGCGAATGGGCATTGCCTCCCTGCTGTCCCTACTATCTATCGGACTGATTGGGGCCTGGTCTGAAGCCATGGTGACGCTGTCTCTGGTGATGACCTCCGTGTTCTTCTGCCTCTTGATCGGCCTCCCCATGGGGATCTGGCTCTCACGCAGCGACACAGCAGCACGGTTTGTCCGGCCCGTGCTTGATGCCATGCAGACGACTCCGGCCTTTGTTTATCTGGTGCCGATTGTCATGCTGTTCGGGATCGGGAATGTGCCAGGGGTCGTCGTCACTATTATCTTCGCCCTGCCCCCCATCGTCCGCCTGACCATTCTGGGGATCCAGCAAGTGCCGGAAGAGCTGATTGAAGCCGGTCATGCGTTCGGGGCCAATCCGAAACAAATGCTGTATCGCATCCAACTGCCGCTGGCCATGCCGACCATTATGGCCGGGGTGAACCAGACCCTGATGCTGTCCCTCTCCATGGTGGTGATCGCCTCGATGATTGCCGTCGGCGGATTGGGCCAGATGGTACTGCGCGGTATCGGCCGATTGGACATGGGGATGGCGGCGGTCGGCGGCCTCGGCATCGTGATCCTGGCGATCTTGCTCGATCGCATCACCCAAACCATTGGTACCGAGAGTCGGGACAACAAAACCCGCTGGTACCAAACCGGGCCGGTCTCTGTGATCTACCGGCTGAAAAAACGCTTTTCATCATCAAATCATGTGAAAAAACTAGGAGAGCAATAA
- the proV gene encoding glycine betaine/L-proline ABC transporter ATP-binding protein ProV, with protein MSTMLEVQSLYKVFGETPQEAFPLLEKGLDKDRIFDQTGLTVGVQDVSLSINQGEIFVIMGLSGSGKSTLVRLLNRLIEPTRGSVLLNGKDIAHISDEALRDVRRQQISMVFQNFALMPHMTVLENAAFGLELAGVDTEARNQKALAALKRVGLGSHGDSYPDELSGGMKQRVGLARALANDPDILLMDEAFSALDPLIRTEMQDELIRLQNDDKRTIVFISHDLDEAMRIGDRIAIMQDGVVVQVGTPDEILHHPANNYVSSFFRGVNVATVFSAKDIARKKPAAVFKKHDNDGPAAAMQMLMDHDREYGIVVEKDGKYTGIVSIDSLKQAHQAQSPLSRALLQDTISIQPNVPLGELIGQVADVPYAVPVVDDDGTYYGVITKSRLLQTLDRE; from the coding sequence ATGTCGACTATGTTAGAAGTTCAAAGCCTGTACAAAGTGTTTGGAGAAACACCGCAAGAGGCTTTCCCCTTGCTGGAGAAGGGGCTGGATAAAGATCGGATTTTTGACCAGACCGGGCTGACCGTTGGTGTCCAGGATGTTTCTTTATCTATCAATCAAGGTGAAATTTTCGTGATCATGGGACTCTCCGGCTCAGGAAAATCCACTTTGGTCCGCCTGCTGAATCGCCTAATCGAACCCACCCGCGGCAGTGTCCTGCTCAACGGCAAAGACATCGCCCACATCTCTGACGAGGCGCTACGTGACGTGCGTCGTCAACAAATCTCGATGGTATTTCAGAACTTTGCGCTCATGCCACACATGACCGTGCTGGAAAATGCCGCTTTCGGGCTGGAACTCGCCGGAGTGGATACCGAAGCCCGGAACCAGAAAGCACTGGCCGCCCTCAAGCGTGTCGGTCTGGGTAGCCATGGCGACTCCTATCCCGATGAGCTTTCCGGCGGGATGAAGCAACGGGTCGGCCTGGCCCGCGCCTTGGCCAATGATCCGGACATTCTGTTGATGGATGAGGCCTTTTCGGCACTTGACCCCCTCATCCGGACCGAAATGCAAGATGAGCTGATCCGGCTGCAAAACGACGACAAGCGCACTATTGTGTTCATTTCCCACGATCTGGACGAAGCCATGCGCATCGGGGATCGCATCGCCATTATGCAAGATGGCGTCGTGGTTCAGGTCGGCACCCCGGACGAGATCCTCCACCACCCGGCCAATAACTATGTCAGCTCGTTTTTCCGCGGCGTGAATGTCGCGACGGTTTTCTCGGCCAAGGACATTGCCCGGAAGAAGCCCGCAGCGGTGTTCAAGAAACATGACAATGATGGTCCGGCCGCGGCCATGCAAATGCTGATGGATCATGACCGAGAGTACGGCATTGTGGTGGAAAAAGACGGCAAATATACCGGCATCGTCTCCATCGACTCCCTCAAGCAAGCGCATCAGGCGCAGTCGCCACTGAGTCGTGCCCTGCTGCAAGACACGATTTCAATTCAACCCAATGTGCCCCTCGGCGAACTGATCGGCCAGGTCGCTGATGTGCCTTACGCTGTGCCCGTGGTGGATGACGACGGCACTTACTACGGCGTGATCACCAAATCACGCCTGCTACAGACACTGGATAGGGAGTAA
- a CDS encoding Preprotein translocase subunit SecY: MWTVYGFTGASILASIIFSLLLFLSIDEDPVMQLLFGGLAVIFELGKFFAWYEFGERRARRNYAGAFSAFAFYSVLAAISIGGSVGGINSATNKAQSHVNVQQSKINSYNMQIEAIEKQIQLNNIAAEKYIQMERIATGVTRIQRENNKLREQQQSLAIERDSLPVVSQGSVLGLIDSLAKSLNVQTQTAQLGLVIFLSVLLDFFAAFFVGLIGEELRFRNQFRRLNPITIDAFDSGITQAPELLTHQASGPQPDHYAEAESEQPAPSQPEQDTPATETPNQSLTPYQQAIEALRTNQVNCTKRAVSRYLKISPEEVDAIFKQLLTEGMVSKKPNNHYQWHGTAEV, from the coding sequence ATGTGGACGGTATATGGTTTTACCGGCGCATCGATCCTTGCCTCGATTATTTTCTCTCTATTGCTATTCCTGTCCATCGATGAAGATCCGGTGATGCAGCTGCTGTTCGGTGGCCTGGCCGTGATTTTCGAACTGGGGAAATTCTTTGCCTGGTATGAATTTGGTGAACGTCGCGCGCGTCGCAACTACGCCGGGGCTTTTTCCGCCTTCGCTTTCTACAGTGTTTTGGCCGCAATCTCGATTGGGGGCTCCGTCGGGGGGATCAACAGCGCAACCAATAAAGCGCAAAGCCATGTCAACGTGCAGCAAAGCAAAATCAATAGCTACAACATGCAGATTGAAGCAATTGAAAAACAGATCCAGCTCAATAATATCGCCGCTGAAAAATACATTCAGATGGAGCGCATCGCCACGGGTGTAACCCGAATTCAACGAGAAAACAACAAGCTGCGAGAGCAACAACAATCCCTGGCGATTGAGCGCGACAGCTTGCCCGTGGTCAGCCAGGGCTCAGTGCTCGGCCTGATTGACAGCCTGGCGAAATCACTCAATGTTCAGACCCAGACCGCGCAGTTGGGACTGGTGATCTTCCTGTCGGTACTGCTGGATTTCTTTGCTGCCTTCTTCGTTGGCCTGATCGGTGAAGAACTGCGGTTCCGGAACCAGTTCCGCCGCCTGAACCCAATCACCATTGATGCTTTTGACAGCGGCATCACGCAGGCACCGGAGTTGTTGACCCATCAGGCATCCGGCCCGCAACCGGACCATTACGCTGAAGCAGAATCCGAGCAACCAGCGCCTTCACAGCCGGAACAGGACACACCGGCTACGGAGACGCCAAACCAGTCCCTGACGCCGTATCAACAAGCGATCGAAGCGCTGCGCACCAACCAGGTGAACTGCACCAAGCGCGCCGTCAGCCGTTACCTGAAAATCAGTCCTGAAGAAGTCGATGCCATTTTCAAACAATTACTGACCGAAGGCATGGTGAGCAAAAAGCCGAATAACCATTACCAGTGGCATGGCACCGCCGAAGTCTAG
- a CDS encoding acyl-CoA thioesterase translates to MKELLQGYPVVTEIPVAWGEMDAFSHVNNVVYFRYFETARIDYFRDIDLMEEMKQTGIGPVLGETQCRYKLPVTFPDTLYVGSRVSSLQADRFTMEYAIVSQKLGAVATTGSATVVMFNFKTSQKATMTPELISRIETLEARALLAQPVD, encoded by the coding sequence ATGAAAGAGCTTTTACAGGGGTATCCGGTGGTGACAGAAATACCGGTTGCCTGGGGAGAAATGGACGCCTTCAGTCATGTCAATAATGTGGTCTATTTTCGATACTTCGAGACGGCCCGGATAGACTATTTCCGCGATATCGATTTGATGGAAGAGATGAAGCAGACCGGGATTGGCCCGGTACTGGGCGAGACCCAATGCCGCTATAAATTGCCGGTCACTTTCCCCGATACCCTGTATGTCGGCAGTCGGGTGTCGTCGCTGCAAGCAGATCGATTTACGATGGAATATGCCATCGTCAGTCAAAAGCTGGGCGCGGTGGCCACGACCGGCTCGGCGACGGTGGTGATGTTTAATTTCAAAACCAGTCAGAAAGCAACTATGACGCCGGAGCTGATTTCCCGGATTGAAACCCTGGAAGCGCGTGCGCTGCTGGCGCAGCCGGTAGATTAG
- a CDS encoding ABC transporter ATP-binding protein, which translates to MIRFENLRKCYALGHQSVAALQGVSGVIETGEMVALCGPSGSGKSTLLNILGLLDLDYQGEMVFGENPSALFPAPRHPDDAARLRRSQLGFVFQKFNLVPVMTALENVAYPLHLNGISRADQQRQARQMLEKVGLGECLDQRPDHLSGGQQQRVAIARALVHRPSLVIADEPTASLDSQSANQVIDLMKCLGHEVGTTFVIATHDPRMAQRCDRQMNLLDGQWMQEEMKWAA; encoded by the coding sequence ATGATTCGATTTGAAAATCTGCGCAAGTGCTACGCGTTGGGCCATCAATCCGTTGCGGCACTTCAGGGTGTTTCCGGCGTGATTGAGACGGGCGAGATGGTGGCACTGTGTGGGCCGTCAGGCTCCGGTAAAAGCACCCTTCTCAATATTCTGGGACTGCTGGATCTCGATTATCAGGGAGAGATGGTGTTTGGTGAAAACCCATCGGCACTGTTCCCGGCACCCAGACATCCGGACGACGCAGCGCGTTTGCGTCGCAGCCAGCTCGGGTTTGTGTTTCAGAAGTTCAACCTGGTGCCGGTGATGACGGCATTGGAGAACGTGGCTTATCCGCTGCATCTCAATGGGATTTCAAGAGCAGATCAACAGCGCCAGGCGCGGCAGATGCTGGAGAAAGTCGGCCTCGGTGAATGCCTCGATCAGCGCCCGGACCACCTTTCCGGCGGGCAGCAACAACGGGTTGCCATTGCCCGGGCCCTGGTCCATCGGCCCTCTCTGGTGATTGCCGATGAGCCGACGGCCAGCCTTGATAGCCAGAGTGCCAATCAGGTCATTGATCTGATGAAGTGCCTGGGCCACGAAGTGGGGACGACGTTCGTGATTGCAACGCATGATCCGCGCATGGCGCAGCGTTGTGACCGGCAGATGAACCTGCTGGACGGACAATGGATGCAGGAGGAGATGAAATGGGCAGCGTAA
- a CDS encoding ABC transporter permease: protein MGSVTFSSMRSALNMAPVRLAWLNLRRNRRRSLLSAMIIAIAVFALTSAGGYGLYTYEALEESTARDVGHITLSQPGYFEHDEGVPLSHGLTQSQQLMSKLIAHDQVRAVQPRIYFNGLVSNGAKSTIFTGTGVNAREFTLKGPFLTMETGKTLSAITASRYDPASPEVMLGTGLAKNMGVAVGDWLTLLVTTSEGVLNAMDFRVRGTFSTGVPELDKRQLYIHIHPAQELLQSDKVSTLSVFLTHTADTRAMLTTIRQQLDTFSGLPPIALTPWQERAFFYQNVKSLYDLIFGMMGGVMGLVVFVALFNTLTMSVTERTREIGTLAALGSGRSEIMAGFLREAGLLALMGSLLGALLTAAVSLYLLLIPVNMPPPPGYSEGYPLHVDFSPGLVAGTSMVVLFICLGAAYFSARKGLNKPITEALA, encoded by the coding sequence ATGGGCAGCGTAACGTTTTCAAGCATGCGCAGTGCGCTGAATATGGCGCCGGTCCGGCTGGCCTGGCTGAACCTCAGACGTAATCGGCGCCGGAGTCTGCTGTCGGCGATGATCATTGCCATTGCGGTATTTGCTTTAACTTCCGCCGGGGGCTACGGGTTGTACACCTATGAGGCGTTGGAAGAGTCGACAGCACGGGATGTCGGCCATATCACCCTGAGTCAGCCCGGGTACTTTGAGCACGATGAAGGCGTGCCGCTCAGCCATGGACTGACCCAGAGCCAGCAGTTGATGAGCAAACTGATCGCGCATGACCAGGTGCGGGCGGTACAACCCCGGATATACTTCAACGGGTTGGTCTCCAACGGCGCCAAATCGACCATCTTCACCGGCACCGGCGTGAATGCGCGCGAGTTCACCCTGAAGGGGCCATTTCTGACCATGGAAACCGGCAAAACGCTCTCGGCGATCACCGCCAGCCGCTATGATCCGGCGTCTCCGGAAGTGATGCTGGGCACCGGGCTGGCGAAAAACATGGGCGTTGCGGTCGGTGACTGGCTGACCCTGTTGGTGACCACCAGTGAAGGTGTGCTGAATGCGATGGACTTTCGGGTTCGCGGCACGTTTTCAACCGGCGTGCCGGAGCTGGACAAACGCCAGCTGTATATCCATATCCATCCGGCTCAGGAACTGCTGCAATCGGACAAGGTCAGCACGCTGTCGGTATTTCTGACCCATACGGCAGATACCCGGGCGATGCTGACAACCATCCGCCAGCAACTGGACACATTCAGTGGGCTCCCGCCGATTGCACTGACACCTTGGCAGGAGCGTGCTTTTTTCTATCAGAATGTCAAAAGCCTCTATGACCTGATCTTCGGCATGATGGGCGGCGTGATGGGATTGGTGGTGTTCGTCGCCCTGTTCAATACCCTGACGATGTCAGTCACTGAGCGGACCCGGGAAATCGGGACGCTGGCAGCGCTCGGCAGTGGCCGGAGCGAAATCATGGCCGGGTTTCTCCGTGAGGCGGGGCTGCTGGCCCTGATGGGCTCGTTGCTGGGGGCCTTGCTGACGGCGGCCGTCAGCCTGTATCTGCTGCTGATCCCGGTCAACATGCCACCGCCACCTGGATACAGCGAAGGCTATCCGCTGCATGTGGATTTCTCACCGGGGCTGGTGGCCGGAACATCCATGGTGGTTCTCTTTATTTGTCTGGGCGCTGCCTATTTCTCAGCCCGTAAAGGACTCAACAAACCGATCACGGAGGCACTGGCTTAG
- a CDS encoding outer membrane lipoprotein-sorting protein, which translates to MFWTGQLKRLGLALALSVVACGVSAQTGLSVDAVDALLQQADQYRQGSDAAKVVSVVTLYQDGELDKRRQYHIYNRPERESLVLFQSAAEAGQKMLMLGDNYWLLMPKSRRPIRITPMQKLLGEASVGDISTLTWSQDYQGQWVADTEVVSADGTQYAAQQLALTAKTSGASYARIELWLAQGSAFPLKANLYLRSGKLAKQAWFTQGVLDGKPRVVAMTLLDQIQSGKKTVIEYQQIVPMTLADKFYNPAYLSRNPVSEL; encoded by the coding sequence ATGTTTTGGACCGGTCAGCTCAAACGCTTGGGTTTGGCATTGGCACTGAGTGTGGTTGCCTGCGGGGTGTCGGCACAAACGGGTTTATCTGTGGACGCTGTGGATGCGTTGTTACAGCAGGCCGACCAGTATCGTCAGGGCAGTGATGCGGCGAAAGTCGTGTCGGTGGTCACCTTGTATCAGGATGGCGAGCTGGACAAGCGCCGCCAGTACCATATTTATAACCGTCCGGAACGGGAGTCGTTGGTGCTGTTTCAATCTGCGGCGGAGGCCGGCCAGAAGATGCTGATGCTGGGGGATAACTACTGGCTGTTGATGCCGAAAAGTCGTCGCCCGATCCGGATCACGCCGATGCAGAAATTGCTGGGGGAAGCCTCGGTCGGTGATATCTCCACCCTGACCTGGAGCCAGGATTATCAGGGGCAGTGGGTTGCCGACACCGAAGTGGTGTCGGCAGACGGGACACAGTATGCCGCGCAGCAACTGGCGTTGACGGCAAAAACGTCCGGGGCCAGCTATGCCCGAATTGAACTCTGGCTGGCGCAGGGGAGTGCGTTTCCGCTGAAAGCGAATTTGTATTTGCGCTCCGGCAAGCTGGCCAAGCAAGCCTGGTTTACCCAAGGGGTGTTGGACGGAAAACCCCGGGTGGTGGCCATGACGCTGCTGGATCAAATCCAATCGGGTAAGAAAACTGTGATCGAGTATCAGCAGATCGTGCCCATGACCCTGGCGGATAAGTTCTATAACCCGGCTTATCTGTCCCGTAATCCTGTCTCGGAGCTGTGA
- a CDS encoding sensor histidine kinase, translating into MDTMVEELSPWWKSIGMTALFCLVIAIATTLVWPGSFYDDLIVSFGYGMSAVIPARLITYGFPQLSHRFVTVSSVLTAMLLGTANAYFWLNDPDSTQFLETMKTVILLALIFTVLCFYYFYSYEKRLLMQQAIEAARLKQAEQEKALALSQLGQLQSQIEPHFLFNTLANAIALIDQDKETAKHVLVRLTDMFRGNLNKSRAQYTTLAEEIAFISAYLDIQKIRLGDRLDYDITHHNVDLQQQIPPLMIQPLVENAVDYGIESKAEGGRIALVFSEAEGVLSVEVMDNGNGFQPNAVSGGHGLGIENIRNRLQALYGEQGSLSIKEPPEGGVIATLRVPSIQQVK; encoded by the coding sequence ATGGATACAATGGTGGAAGAACTCTCCCCCTGGTGGAAAAGCATCGGGATGACAGCGCTGTTCTGTCTGGTGATTGCGATTGCAACCACACTGGTTTGGCCGGGAAGTTTTTATGATGATTTGATCGTCAGTTTTGGCTACGGGATGAGTGCGGTGATCCCGGCGCGCCTGATAACTTATGGTTTCCCGCAACTGAGTCATCGGTTTGTGACGGTGAGTTCGGTCTTAACGGCCATGTTGCTGGGAACGGCGAACGCGTATTTCTGGTTGAATGATCCGGATTCGACACAGTTCCTGGAAACGATGAAAACGGTCATTTTGCTGGCGCTGATCTTTACGGTGTTGTGCTTTTACTATTTCTACAGTTACGAAAAACGCCTGCTCATGCAGCAAGCGATTGAAGCCGCCCGGCTGAAGCAGGCTGAGCAGGAAAAAGCGCTGGCCCTGAGTCAGTTGGGGCAGCTTCAGAGCCAGATTGAACCGCATTTCTTGTTCAATACGCTCGCCAATGCCATCGCACTGATTGATCAGGACAAGGAAACAGCCAAGCACGTGCTGGTGCGGCTGACGGATATGTTTCGCGGCAACCTGAACAAAAGCCGGGCGCAGTACACCACGCTGGCAGAGGAAATTGCTTTTATCTCCGCTTATTTGGATATTCAGAAAATCCGCTTAGGGGATCGGTTGGACTATGACATCACGCATCACAATGTTGATCTCCAGCAGCAGATCCCGCCTCTGATGATCCAGCCGTTGGTGGAAAATGCCGTGGATTACGGCATTGAATCCAAAGCGGAAGGGGGCCGGATCGCGCTGGTTTTCTCAGAAGCGGAAGGCGTTTTGTCCGTCGAGGTGATGGATAACGGGAACGGCTTTCAGCCAAACGCAGTGTCCGGGGGCCATGGGCTGGGGATCGAGAATATCCGCAACCGGCTTCAGGCCTTGTACGGTGAACAGGGAAGCCTGAGTATTAAAGAGCCGCCGGAAGGCGGGGTGATTGCGACGTTAAGAGTGCCGAGCATCCAGCAGGTTAAGTGA
- a CDS encoding LytR/AlgR family response regulator transcription factor, whose amino-acid sequence MVNTFATAVIADDEPVLRHHLNKALAEVWPELDIVAAAGNGIEALEAIKQHQPDVVFLDIRMPALDGMSVAKSLADLAQVPHIVFTTAYKDYAVNAFEQNAIDYLLKPLTEARLAQACEKVQRRLSEQAGRGSPDTGLAPQDLGRLIDQLNHLTVPAPVSYLNWVKASRGEDIYVISVADVLYFKAEDKYVSVFKRSDHKPGAVDEYVLRIALKSLLEQLDPEQFWQVHRSTVVNVAAIEKVHKDFTGRLFAMVGQQKLPVSRSAQARFKGVI is encoded by the coding sequence ATGGTCAACACGTTTGCTACGGCTGTGATCGCCGACGATGAGCCGGTGCTGCGGCATCATTTGAACAAAGCATTGGCGGAGGTCTGGCCGGAGCTGGACATTGTGGCTGCGGCGGGAAACGGGATCGAGGCATTAGAAGCAATCAAACAGCATCAGCCGGACGTGGTGTTTCTCGATATTCGGATGCCAGCGCTGGATGGCATGTCGGTTGCCAAGTCGCTGGCCGATTTGGCGCAGGTGCCGCACATTGTTTTTACCACAGCTTATAAAGATTATGCGGTCAACGCGTTTGAGCAGAACGCGATTGATTATCTGCTCAAACCGTTGACGGAAGCGCGGTTGGCCCAGGCCTGTGAAAAGGTCCAGCGTCGCCTGTCTGAACAGGCTGGCCGGGGCTCTCCAGACACAGGACTGGCGCCGCAGGATCTGGGGCGCTTGATTGATCAGCTCAACCATCTGACGGTGCCGGCGCCGGTTTCCTATCTCAATTGGGTCAAAGCCAGCCGGGGGGAAGATATCTATGTCATCTCGGTTGCGGATGTTCTCTATTTCAAAGCCGAAGATAAATACGTTTCGGTGTTTAAACGCAGCGACCACAAACCGGGCGCGGTGGATGAATATGTGCTGAGAATTGCACTCAAGTCATTGCTGGAGCAACTGGACCCGGAGCAGTTCTGGCAGGTGCATCGCTCCACCGTCGTTAATGTGGCGGCGATAGAGAAGGTCCACAAGGATTTTACCGGCCGGTTGTTCGCCATGGTTGGCCAGCAGAAATTACCGGTCAGCCGTAGTGCGCAGGCGCGATTTAAAGGCGTGATTTAA